From Leifsonia sp. fls2-241-R2A-40a, one genomic window encodes:
- a CDS encoding HAMP domain-containing sensor histidine kinase, whose product MLSFADLQLIALTTVCCTVAANLVAILVLRRWRGASIASRFAVVVGAAVAAIAGSTIAIAAEMYFSHHDLTVLLWVVSVSSLLSLLGAWIVARQLRRSARLLRDSARRVGAGEVIEAGAHAGRELTEISERLAEASERLALARAELEQLDASRRTFFAWISHDLRTPLTGVQALAEALDDGLAADPADYVRRIRQQANSMSRLVNDLFELSSLQSGGMRPRREPVALMDLVSDAASELRQAALSRGVTVVHGEVADGEAWVDPHLLSRMVVNLLANAVRHAPQGTTVMVSAQRSGRMLRLSVCDQGDGVPPADLERMFEVGWRGDVARTPRLEAAMGTGAGLGLAIVRAIAEAHAGEVRAEHSAGGFSVSVTLPLDAPPEPALLA is encoded by the coding sequence ATGCTGAGCTTCGCCGACCTGCAACTGATCGCCCTGACGACCGTCTGCTGCACCGTCGCTGCAAACCTCGTGGCGATCCTGGTGCTGCGCCGGTGGCGCGGCGCATCCATCGCGTCGCGGTTCGCCGTCGTGGTCGGCGCCGCTGTCGCTGCCATCGCGGGCTCGACGATCGCCATCGCTGCGGAGATGTACTTCTCGCATCACGATCTGACCGTGCTGCTGTGGGTCGTCTCCGTGTCGTCGCTGCTGAGCCTTCTGGGCGCGTGGATCGTGGCCCGCCAGCTTCGGCGTTCGGCGCGACTTCTGCGAGACTCGGCCCGCCGTGTCGGCGCCGGAGAAGTCATCGAGGCCGGCGCGCATGCGGGGCGCGAGCTCACGGAGATCTCGGAACGGCTGGCCGAGGCTTCCGAGCGGCTCGCACTCGCGCGCGCTGAACTCGAACAGCTGGACGCGTCCCGCCGCACGTTCTTCGCGTGGATCTCGCACGACCTCCGGACACCGCTGACCGGCGTGCAGGCGCTGGCCGAGGCGCTGGACGACGGGCTCGCCGCCGACCCCGCCGATTACGTGCGCCGGATCCGCCAGCAGGCGAACTCGATGTCCCGCCTGGTGAACGACCTGTTCGAGCTCTCCAGCCTGCAGAGCGGCGGTATGCGACCACGGCGTGAACCGGTGGCGCTCATGGACCTCGTCTCCGACGCCGCCTCCGAGCTGCGTCAGGCAGCGCTCAGCCGCGGGGTCACGGTGGTCCACGGCGAGGTCGCGGACGGCGAAGCGTGGGTGGATCCGCACCTGCTCAGCCGCATGGTCGTGAACCTGCTGGCGAACGCCGTACGCCACGCCCCGCAGGGGACGACGGTGATGGTGTCGGCGCAGCGGTCCGGCAGGATGCTCCGCCTGAGCGTCTGCGACCAGGGCGACGGAGTGCCGCCGGCCGACCTCGAGCGGATGTTCGAGGTCGGCTGGCGCGGCGATGTCGCGCGGACACCACGTTTGGAGGCGGCGATGGGAACGGGAGCCGGTCTCGGTCTCGCGATCGTCCGCGCCATTGCGGAGGCCCACGCGGGGGAGGTGCGCGCCGAGCATTCGGCGGGCGGATTCTCGGTGTCGGTGACGCTGCCACTGGATGCGCCTCCCGAGCCGGCCCTGCTTGCCTGA
- a CDS encoding DnaJ C-terminal domain-containing protein, producing MASQDWFDKDFYKVLGVSKDVSDADLKKTYRKLARKYHPDSNPGDAAAEAKFKEISEAYSVLSDPEERKEYDQIRAMGTGARFTAPGSGAQGGFDDVFGGMFGQGGAGGQRYTFQQGGEFDDVFGGLFGNGRFGQTSGGFRGYGGPTRGRDVTAHTTIDFVTATRGETITLQASDGKPIKVKIPAGVADGQKIKLRGKGQPSPDGGEAGDIVLTVSVRKHPVFERDGLNLRVNVPVTFAEAALGATIEVPTLGGDPVKLRVAPGTPSGRVLRVKGRGVETGKGTGDLLAVVQVAVPSHLSGEAKEALEAFAAKLPDENPRDDILAKARS from the coding sequence GTGGCTAGCCAGGACTGGTTCGACAAGGACTTCTACAAGGTGCTTGGCGTCTCCAAGGACGTCAGCGACGCGGACCTCAAGAAGACGTACCGCAAGCTGGCGCGCAAGTACCATCCCGACTCGAACCCCGGCGACGCAGCCGCGGAGGCGAAGTTCAAGGAGATCAGCGAGGCGTACTCGGTGCTGAGCGACCCCGAGGAGCGCAAGGAGTACGACCAGATCCGCGCGATGGGGACCGGCGCCCGGTTCACCGCGCCCGGGTCCGGTGCGCAGGGCGGCTTCGACGACGTCTTCGGCGGGATGTTCGGCCAGGGCGGCGCCGGCGGCCAGCGCTACACGTTCCAGCAGGGCGGCGAGTTCGACGACGTGTTCGGCGGCCTGTTCGGCAACGGCCGGTTCGGTCAGACGAGCGGCGGCTTCCGCGGCTACGGCGGGCCGACCCGGGGCCGCGACGTGACCGCGCACACCACCATCGACTTCGTCACCGCGACCCGCGGCGAGACCATCACGCTGCAGGCGTCCGACGGCAAGCCGATCAAGGTCAAGATCCCGGCGGGCGTCGCCGACGGTCAGAAGATCAAGCTGCGCGGCAAGGGTCAGCCCAGCCCGGACGGCGGCGAGGCCGGCGACATCGTGCTCACCGTGTCCGTGCGCAAGCATCCCGTCTTCGAGCGCGACGGCCTGAACCTGCGCGTCAACGTCCCGGTGACGTTCGCGGAGGCGGCGCTCGGTGCGACGATCGAGGTCCCCACCCTCGGCGGCGACCCCGTCAAGCTGCGGGTCGCCCCCGGCACGCCGAGCGGCCGGGTGCTGCGCGTGAAGGGCCGCGGGGTCGAGACCGGCAAGGGCACGGGCGACCTGCTCGCGGTCGTCCAGGTCGCCGTCCCGTCGCACCTCTCGGGTGAGGCGAAGGAGGCGCTGGAGGCGTTCGCCGCCAAGCTGCCCGACGAGAACCCGCGCGACGACATCCTGGCCAAGGCCCGGAGCTGA
- a CDS encoding MerR family transcriptional regulator: MDEHSQVFVISIAAELAGMHPQTLRQYDRLGLVSPSRTAGKSRRYSMRDVEKLQEIARLGSEGVSLEGIRRILELEDQVGELRGRVRELESALADELLNRPGRRVFAAGSEGEVVSLRAGTRIRRSNQLVVWRPLER, encoded by the coding sequence ATGGACGAGCACAGCCAGGTCTTCGTGATCTCGATCGCGGCGGAGCTCGCGGGCATGCACCCGCAGACGCTCCGCCAGTACGACCGGCTCGGACTCGTCAGCCCCAGCCGGACCGCCGGCAAGTCGCGCCGCTACTCGATGCGCGACGTCGAGAAGCTGCAGGAGATCGCGCGGCTCGGCTCCGAGGGGGTCTCTCTGGAGGGCATCCGCCGCATCCTCGAACTGGAAGATCAGGTGGGTGAGCTCCGCGGCCGCGTGCGCGAGTTGGAGTCGGCGCTGGCCGACGAACTGCTCAACCGCCCCGGCCGCCGCGTGTTCGCGGCCGGCTCGGAGGGCGAGGTCGTCTCGCTCCGGGCGGGCACCCGCATCCGTCGCAGCAACCAGCTCGTCGTCTGGCGCCCGCTCGAGCGCTGA
- a CDS encoding DM13 domain-containing protein — MRKTLFAGAAIVALSLSLTACSGASTASTSSPSSSSSSSSSSSSSAASADARTGSFAGLNGKKVAGTVSIKDGSLVLSGFSSDEGPDLHVYLAKGTDEATVVAGKEITGVSFDTASQTISLNGVDASEYTYVVIHCDKAKAVFGAAPLS, encoded by the coding sequence ATGCGCAAGACACTGTTCGCAGGCGCCGCCATCGTCGCCCTGTCCCTCTCGCTCACCGCCTGCAGCGGTGCATCCACGGCGAGCACCAGCTCACCGTCGTCGTCCTCGTCTTCTTCGTCCTCGTCCTCGTCTTCGGCCGCTTCCGCCGACGCGCGGACCGGCTCGTTCGCCGGGCTCAATGGCAAGAAGGTGGCGGGCACCGTGAGCATCAAGGACGGCAGCCTGGTCCTGAGCGGGTTCTCGTCCGACGAGGGCCCCGACCTTCACGTGTACCTGGCGAAGGGCACCGACGAGGCGACTGTCGTCGCCGGCAAGGAGATCACGGGCGTCTCGTTCGATACGGCGTCGCAGACCATCTCGCTGAACGGGGTCGACGCGTCCGAGTACACCTACGTCGTCATCCATTGCGACAAGGCCAAGGCGGTATTCGGCGCCGCACCGCTGTCGTGA
- a CDS encoding response regulator transcription factor, with the protein MIEERRPVAMIVEDDANVLSVVRDYLRADGFTVVAHTDGVKALRALQAALPDVLVLDRMLPGYGGDEVCSAIRAVAPNLPIIMLTALGSTGDRIDGLERGADDYLSKPFALRELLLRVNALIRRSRGNSSGAASVAGGPFRLDPVRRKAWSGDAELSLTPREYDLLSYFVRNPDRIISREEVLREVWDWNFGEASTVTVHVRRLREKIEDDPNLPRYLLTEWGAGYRFAVAQAA; encoded by the coding sequence GTGATCGAAGAGCGCAGACCGGTGGCGATGATCGTCGAGGACGACGCGAACGTCCTCAGTGTCGTCCGCGACTACCTCCGGGCCGACGGCTTCACCGTCGTCGCGCACACCGACGGGGTGAAAGCGCTCCGTGCGCTTCAGGCTGCACTTCCCGACGTGCTGGTGCTCGACCGCATGCTGCCCGGCTACGGCGGGGATGAGGTGTGCAGCGCGATCCGTGCGGTCGCGCCCAACCTCCCGATCATCATGCTGACCGCGCTCGGAAGCACCGGCGATCGCATCGACGGCCTGGAGCGAGGAGCCGACGACTACCTCTCCAAGCCGTTCGCGCTGCGCGAGCTGTTGCTCCGGGTGAATGCCCTGATCCGGCGGAGTCGTGGCAACTCCTCCGGGGCGGCGTCCGTCGCGGGCGGCCCCTTCCGGCTCGATCCGGTGCGGCGCAAGGCGTGGTCGGGCGACGCGGAGCTCAGCCTCACCCCGCGGGAGTACGACCTGCTGTCCTACTTCGTCCGCAATCCCGATCGGATCATCAGCCGCGAGGAGGTCCTGCGCGAGGTGTGGGACTGGAACTTCGGCGAGGCGTCGACGGTCACCGTCCACGTCCGGCGCCTCCGGGAGAAGATCGAGGACGACCCGAATCTCCCGCGCTACCTCCTGACCGAGTGGGGCGCCGGCTACCGCTTCGCCGTCGCGCAGGCGGCGTGA
- the tdh gene encoding L-threonine 3-dehydrogenase, translated as MRALFKSEAAPGLELVDVPEPEMGPEDVRIRVLRTGICGTDLHIQRWDDWAASAVKAPLIPGHEFFGEVVEVGELVHDVEVGDRVSGEGHIVCGTCRNCRAGRRQMCIRTQGVGVQRDGAFAEQLVLPATNVWVHHSAVEPEVGALFDPLGNAVHTALAFPVVGEDVLVTGCGPIGLMAIAVARHVGARFIVGTDISAQRLELARGMGADFTVDVSQHDIREAQAALGMREGFDVGFEMSGAPTALPSMIENMNHGGRIAMLGLPSKQIAVDWGIVVTHMLTLKGIYGREMFETWNAMGAMLQTSAQLHDAIASIVSDRFPARDWEKGFAAAAAAGGGKVILDWTEV; from the coding sequence ATGAGAGCCCTGTTCAAGAGCGAGGCCGCGCCCGGCCTCGAACTGGTCGACGTACCCGAGCCCGAGATGGGCCCCGAGGATGTCCGGATCCGCGTCCTGCGCACCGGCATCTGCGGCACCGACCTGCACATCCAGCGCTGGGACGACTGGGCGGCGTCGGCTGTGAAAGCCCCGCTCATCCCCGGCCACGAATTCTTCGGCGAGGTCGTCGAGGTGGGCGAGCTGGTCCACGACGTCGAGGTCGGCGACCGCGTCTCCGGCGAGGGCCACATCGTCTGCGGGACCTGCCGCAACTGCCGCGCCGGCCGCCGTCAGATGTGCATCCGCACCCAGGGCGTCGGCGTGCAGCGCGACGGCGCATTCGCCGAGCAGCTCGTGCTCCCGGCGACGAACGTCTGGGTGCACCACAGCGCGGTCGAGCCCGAGGTCGGCGCGCTGTTCGACCCCCTCGGCAACGCCGTCCACACCGCCCTGGCCTTCCCGGTCGTCGGCGAGGACGTGCTGGTCACCGGCTGCGGGCCGATCGGGCTCATGGCGATCGCGGTCGCGCGTCATGTCGGCGCCCGGTTCATCGTCGGCACCGACATCAGCGCACAGCGGCTCGAACTGGCCCGCGGGATGGGCGCCGACTTCACCGTGGACGTGTCCCAGCACGACATCCGGGAGGCGCAGGCGGCGCTCGGGATGCGCGAAGGCTTCGACGTCGGCTTCGAGATGAGCGGTGCTCCGACCGCCCTGCCGTCGATGATCGAGAACATGAACCACGGCGGACGGATCGCCATGCTGGGCCTGCCGTCGAAGCAGATCGCTGTGGACTGGGGCATCGTCGTCACCCACATGCTCACGCTCAAGGGCATCTACGGCCGTGAGATGTTCGAGACGTGGAATGCGATGGGCGCGATGCTGCAGACCTCGGCGCAGCTGCACGATGCGATCGCGTCGATCGTCTCCGACCGCTTCCCCGCGCGCGACTGGGAGAAGGGGTTCGCGGCGGCGGCCGCGGCCGGCGGCGGCAAGGTCATCCTCGACTGGACGGAGGTCTAG
- a CDS encoding glycine C-acetyltransferase yields the protein MYGSFREHLATQLEEIEEAGLTKRERSIHGPQSALITADGQQVLNFCANNYLGLADHPALVDAAKTALDDWGYGMASVRFICGTQEQHLELERRVSRFLGTEATILFSSCFDANGGVFETLFTAEDAIVSDELNHASIIDGIRLSKAQRFRYKNRDLADLRAQLEAAREAGARFTVIVTDGVFSMDGYIAPLAEICDLADEFGALVFVDDSHAVGFVGEHGRGTPEFCGVSDRIDIYTGTFGKALGGASGGYVSSRREVVDLLRQRSRPYLFSNTLAPSIVAGTLAALDLLEQSDHLRAQLVANAELFRRLMTEAGFELLPGAHPIVPVMFGDASLTARIADEMQRQGVYVTAFSYPVVPKGRARIRVQLSAAHTEEEIRRCVDAFVASRAAVTAS from the coding sequence ATGTACGGGAGTTTCCGCGAGCACCTCGCGACGCAGCTGGAGGAGATCGAGGAGGCCGGCCTCACCAAGCGCGAGCGCAGCATCCACGGTCCGCAGTCGGCGCTGATCACCGCCGACGGGCAGCAGGTCCTCAACTTCTGCGCCAACAACTACCTGGGCCTGGCCGACCATCCGGCCCTTGTCGACGCGGCGAAGACCGCGCTCGACGACTGGGGCTACGGGATGGCGTCGGTGCGCTTCATCTGCGGTACCCAGGAGCAGCACCTGGAGCTGGAGCGCCGGGTGTCCCGGTTCCTCGGAACCGAGGCGACCATCCTCTTCTCCTCGTGCTTCGACGCCAACGGCGGCGTCTTCGAGACGCTGTTCACGGCGGAGGACGCGATCGTCTCCGACGAGTTGAACCACGCCTCCATCATCGACGGGATCCGGCTGTCGAAGGCGCAGCGGTTCCGGTACAAGAACCGCGACCTGGCCGATCTGCGCGCGCAGCTCGAGGCGGCTCGGGAGGCGGGCGCGCGGTTCACGGTCATCGTCACGGACGGCGTCTTCTCGATGGACGGGTACATCGCCCCGCTCGCCGAGATCTGCGACCTCGCCGACGAGTTCGGCGCACTGGTATTCGTCGACGACTCGCACGCGGTCGGTTTCGTCGGCGAGCATGGTCGCGGCACGCCCGAGTTCTGCGGCGTCTCCGACCGCATCGACATCTACACGGGAACCTTCGGCAAGGCGCTCGGCGGCGCCTCCGGCGGCTACGTCTCCAGCCGCCGTGAGGTGGTCGACCTGCTCCGTCAGCGGTCCCGTCCCTACCTGTTCTCGAACACGCTCGCGCCGTCGATCGTCGCCGGGACGCTCGCGGCGCTCGACCTGCTGGAGCAGTCGGACCACCTCCGGGCGCAGCTCGTCGCGAACGCGGAACTGTTCCGCCGCCTGATGACCGAGGCGGGCTTCGAGCTGCTGCCGGGAGCGCATCCCATCGTCCCCGTGATGTTCGGGGATGCGTCGCTCACGGCCCGCATCGCCGACGAGATGCAGCGGCAGGGCGTCTACGTGACCGCCTTCTCGTACCCGGTCGTGCCGAAGGGTCGCGCGCGCATCCGCGTGCAGCTGTCGGCGGCGCACACCGAGGAGGAGATCCGTCGCTGCGTGGATGCGTTCGTCGCGTCCCGCGCCGCCGTCACCGCCTCCTGA
- the corA gene encoding magnesium/cobalt transporter CorA, with protein sequence MMIVDNAVYVDGIRTEPPSLEETSEAVRDRGGFAWVGLYRPTEQELNAVAKEFDLPALAVEDALAGHQRAKVEKYGSMLFVVLRPASYVDETEKVEFGEVHLFLGEDFIITIRHFDTPDLAGVRHRLENDAALLAHGPVAALYGVLDEIVDEYTPVVAGLEDDIDQIEDQLFSGDRRVSRRIFELSTEVMHFQRAVDPLREVMMSLREGLLAKQADESLRNAFRDVEDHVIRVTERADGFRQILQNALTVHTTLVGQQQNDEVKKISGWAAILFTPTLVGTIYGMNFRVMPELHWAFGYPFALLLMLGMGVGLYFVFKRKGWI encoded by the coding sequence GTGATGATCGTCGACAACGCCGTGTACGTGGACGGGATCCGCACCGAGCCGCCGTCGCTCGAGGAGACCAGCGAGGCGGTCCGCGACCGGGGAGGTTTCGCCTGGGTGGGGCTGTACCGCCCGACCGAGCAGGAGCTGAATGCCGTCGCCAAGGAGTTCGACCTCCCGGCCCTCGCGGTGGAGGACGCCCTCGCCGGCCACCAGCGCGCGAAGGTCGAGAAGTACGGCTCCATGCTGTTCGTGGTGCTGCGGCCGGCGAGCTACGTCGACGAGACCGAGAAGGTGGAGTTCGGCGAGGTGCACCTGTTCCTCGGCGAGGACTTCATCATCACGATCCGGCACTTCGACACCCCCGACCTCGCGGGTGTGCGTCACCGCCTCGAGAACGACGCCGCTCTGCTCGCGCATGGCCCGGTGGCGGCCCTGTATGGCGTTCTCGACGAGATCGTCGACGAGTACACGCCGGTGGTCGCCGGCCTCGAGGACGACATCGACCAGATCGAGGACCAGCTGTTCTCCGGCGACCGGCGCGTTTCGAGGCGCATCTTCGAGCTGTCGACCGAGGTGATGCACTTCCAGCGCGCGGTCGACCCGCTGCGGGAGGTGATGATGAGCCTGCGCGAGGGACTGCTGGCGAAGCAGGCGGACGAGAGCCTCCGCAACGCCTTCCGCGACGTGGAGGACCACGTCATCCGTGTCACCGAGCGCGCGGACGGCTTCCGCCAGATCCTGCAGAACGCCCTGACGGTGCACACGACCCTCGTCGGCCAGCAGCAGAACGACGAGGTGAAGAAGATCTCGGGTTGGGCCGCCATCCTGTTCACCCCGACGCTGGTGGGCACGATCTACGGCATGAACTTCCGGGTGATGCCGGAGCTGCATTGGGCGTTCGGCTATCCGTTCGCGCTGCTGCTCATGCTCGGGATGGGCGTGGGCCTGTACTTCGTGTTCAAGCGCAAGGGGTGGATCTAG
- a CDS encoding alpha/beta hydrolase-fold protein, translating to MPALTWLAATLVVVGAYPAYRFARRSWRFRAGPTVIAVVAGQVLGLLLVVLGVVLLPRPDLTGWGWFVLLLAATVLPLAIGDAVQSEGRAGVRSALAGVAAALMVAALGLAAAPAFARPTVAGRSIPVTATTLADGYQLAVRIPPTASGFEARDAHLFVPPGWLRDPSRTRPVVEMMMGQPGNPTLGATLDALHSLGDDRLAQAPFVLVVDQLGSVDANPPCADTSAARLDTYLAQDVPAWIDANLPVSRDRTQRVIAGFSHGGECAAYLGAQHPEKWGAVIDVSGPDRPGEYRPPATRDQYFGGDQVAYEKTWPANVLASRDYPEPMVGIFVAGQEDPRFRAQVEDTATAAENAGWKVTYWAVPGEGHSGPTLVKGLSTGYNHLIGSWLRSGATGAGDRFLCAADETPRECGAIQGAAVGGTVAMVDLSVLAAFLVLALALFFARSGAALRARIPLDD from the coding sequence ATGCCCGCCCTGACCTGGCTCGCCGCCACCCTCGTCGTCGTCGGCGCGTATCCCGCGTACCGGTTCGCGCGCCGATCCTGGCGATTCCGGGCGGGGCCCACCGTGATCGCCGTGGTCGCCGGCCAGGTGCTCGGCCTCCTGCTCGTGGTGCTCGGCGTCGTCCTGCTCCCGCGCCCGGACCTGACGGGATGGGGGTGGTTCGTCCTCCTCCTGGCCGCGACCGTTCTGCCGCTGGCCATCGGGGACGCCGTCCAGTCGGAGGGGCGCGCGGGCGTCCGCAGCGCGCTCGCGGGTGTGGCGGCGGCGCTGATGGTCGCCGCACTCGGCCTGGCGGCCGCGCCGGCCTTCGCGCGGCCGACCGTGGCCGGCCGCAGCATCCCGGTCACCGCGACGACGCTGGCGGACGGCTACCAGCTCGCCGTGCGCATCCCGCCCACGGCGTCCGGATTCGAGGCGCGCGACGCGCACCTGTTCGTGCCGCCGGGATGGCTGCGCGACCCGTCGCGCACGCGACCCGTCGTCGAGATGATGATGGGCCAGCCCGGCAACCCGACCCTCGGAGCCACCCTCGACGCGCTCCACAGCCTCGGGGACGACCGGCTCGCGCAGGCCCCCTTCGTCCTGGTCGTCGATCAGCTCGGGTCGGTGGACGCCAACCCGCCCTGCGCCGACACCTCCGCCGCGCGACTCGACACGTACCTGGCTCAGGATGTTCCGGCCTGGATCGACGCGAACCTGCCGGTCTCGCGGGACCGCACCCAGCGTGTGATCGCGGGCTTCTCGCACGGAGGCGAGTGCGCCGCGTACCTCGGCGCGCAGCATCCCGAGAAGTGGGGTGCGGTCATCGACGTCTCCGGACCGGACAGGCCGGGCGAGTACCGCCCGCCCGCGACCCGCGACCAGTACTTCGGGGGCGACCAGGTCGCCTACGAGAAGACGTGGCCCGCGAACGTGCTCGCCTCCCGCGACTACCCCGAGCCCATGGTCGGCATCTTCGTCGCCGGGCAGGAGGATCCGAGATTCCGTGCACAGGTCGAGGACACCGCGACCGCGGCCGAGAACGCCGGCTGGAAGGTGACGTACTGGGCCGTCCCCGGCGAAGGGCACTCGGGGCCGACGCTGGTGAAGGGTCTGTCGACGGGCTACAACCACCTGATCGGATCGTGGCTCCGGTCAGGGGCGACGGGCGCGGGCGACCGGTTCCTCTGCGCGGCGGACGAGACGCCGCGCGAGTGCGGCGCGATCCAGGGGGCCGCCGTCGGCGGGACGGTGGCGATGGTCGACCTGTCCGTGCTCGCGGCGTTCCTGGTGCTCGCGCTCGCGCTGTTCTTCGCACGGAGCGGGGCAGCGCTGCGCGCCCGCATCCCCCTCGACGACTGA
- a CDS encoding DoxX family membrane protein: protein MSTRDLAAPIVVGAARVALGGLWLYEAIIKFRSGFGSADILLVANGAGSNARVPGYFQWFATSVMQPASGLFGFAIPLLEAGLGVALILGVLTRAAAIMSVVTLLLYWSSDQLTWEYPPMIGLAVVVIAFPFAARRLSLSLLLEHLLSRRRPDGLTVPSSLALWL, encoded by the coding sequence GTGAGCACCCGCGATCTCGCCGCGCCGATCGTGGTCGGCGCGGCGAGGGTCGCCCTCGGAGGGCTGTGGCTCTATGAGGCGATCATCAAGTTCCGGTCCGGTTTCGGCTCGGCGGACATCCTGCTGGTCGCGAACGGCGCCGGTTCCAACGCGAGAGTCCCCGGGTACTTCCAGTGGTTCGCGACGTCCGTCATGCAGCCGGCCTCCGGCCTCTTCGGCTTCGCGATCCCTCTGCTCGAGGCAGGCCTCGGCGTCGCCCTGATCCTCGGCGTCCTGACGCGGGCCGCGGCGATCATGTCGGTCGTCACCCTGCTCCTCTACTGGTCGTCCGACCAGCTGACCTGGGAGTACCCGCCGATGATCGGCCTCGCGGTGGTCGTGATCGCGTTTCCCTTCGCGGCACGCCGCCTGTCGCTGTCCCTGCTGCTCGAGCACCTTCTGTCCCGGCGACGACCGGACGGACTGACCGTGCCGTCGTCGCTGGCGCTGTGGCTCTGA
- a CDS encoding nucleotide exchange factor GrpE: MSDQNGGSQEPEREEPIIRDKRRIDPETGKVRQPDADAAAGDDEHDLAHEELVDVGPAESDDGETVLSDDDLDILSGQTTAETLAADRLADLQRVTAEYANYRKRTEANREIERERAVGDAVKGLIPVLDDLERAEKHGDLGEGSAFSTIAAKLRSAVERLGLVPYGEKGDPFDPQIHEAIFQQPTPDVTTDTVAEVVETGYRLGSTTVRVAKVVVSVPA; this comes from the coding sequence ATGTCGGACCAGAACGGCGGCTCCCAGGAGCCCGAACGCGAGGAGCCGATCATCCGTGACAAGCGGAGGATCGACCCCGAGACCGGGAAGGTCCGGCAGCCCGACGCTGACGCGGCGGCCGGCGACGACGAGCACGACCTCGCCCACGAGGAGCTCGTCGACGTCGGCCCGGCCGAGAGCGACGACGGGGAGACCGTCCTCAGCGACGACGACCTCGACATCCTCTCGGGTCAGACGACCGCGGAGACCCTCGCCGCCGACCGGCTCGCCGACCTCCAGCGGGTGACCGCGGAGTACGCGAACTACCGCAAGCGCACCGAGGCGAACCGCGAGATCGAGCGGGAGCGCGCGGTCGGCGACGCGGTGAAGGGGCTGATCCCGGTGCTCGACGACCTCGAGCGCGCGGAGAAGCACGGCGACCTGGGCGAGGGCAGCGCGTTCTCGACCATCGCCGCGAAGCTCCGCTCGGCGGTCGAGCGCTTGGGCCTCGTCCCCTACGGCGAGAAGGGCGACCCTTTCGACCCGCAGATCCACGAGGCGATCTTCCAGCAGCCCACCCCCGACGTGACGACGGACACCGTCGCCGAGGTGGTCGAGACCGGCTATCGGCTGGGCTCCACCACCGTCCGGGTGGCGAAGGTCGTCGTCTCGGTGCCGGCCTGA
- a CDS encoding cysteine hydrolase family protein, giving the protein MKRALIVIDLQNEYVTGNLRICFPDLMTSIPNIEVAWDAADDHGVPVVVVQHIEDEGAPVFARGSEGAALHESIADRTPAHGVGKGSVSAFAGTDLEQWLRSSGIDTVTIAGYMTQHCCAGTARDAHELGFTVEFLSDATGTLDLVNEAGAISADALHRSVLVTMQSEFAAVATTEEWTLAVEAGDSLPVSNLWASTGHARLPEKHAELHKLMREVRAGIDHDIAEGEAHNIQNTLYVGQGVSSL; this is encoded by the coding sequence ATGAAGCGCGCGCTGATCGTGATCGACCTGCAGAACGAGTACGTGACCGGGAACCTCCGGATCTGCTTCCCCGATCTGATGACGTCCATCCCCAACATCGAGGTCGCCTGGGATGCAGCAGACGACCACGGTGTGCCGGTGGTGGTCGTGCAGCACATCGAGGACGAGGGCGCCCCGGTCTTCGCGCGCGGATCCGAGGGGGCCGCCCTGCACGAGTCGATCGCCGACCGGACGCCGGCGCACGGCGTCGGCAAGGGCAGCGTCTCCGCCTTCGCCGGGACCGACCTCGAGCAGTGGCTGCGGAGCAGCGGCATCGACACGGTCACGATCGCCGGGTACATGACGCAGCACTGCTGCGCGGGGACCGCCCGGGATGCGCACGAGCTCGGCTTCACCGTCGAGTTCCTGTCCGACGCGACCGGGACGCTCGACCTCGTCAACGAGGCCGGCGCGATCTCCGCGGACGCGCTCCACCGCAGCGTGCTGGTGACGATGCAGTCGGAGTTCGCCGCCGTCGCGACGACCGAGGAGTGGACCCTCGCGGTCGAGGCCGGCGACAGCCTCCCGGTCTCGAACCTGTGGGCGAGCACGGGGCACGCGCGACTCCCCGAGAAGCACGCCGAGCTGCACAAGCTCATGCGGGAGGTGCGGGCGGGCATCGACCACGACATCGCCGAGGGCGAGGCCCACAACATCCAGAACACCCTCTACGTCGGCCAGGGCGTCTCGTCCCTCTGA